A section of the Rickettsiales bacterium genome encodes:
- a CDS encoding mechanosensitive ion channel, producing the protein MWEFTYNKIANFFSADWFNNDMSIMSIIKEIARIIKEIWNYKVFTISGNEDVMVYNIVISVVLLFIGFKISKRLSIVIRRKLSKKLDISTAYSLARVSYYIMIMLVLIFILDIANVPVTVFAVIGTTFALGFGLGAQHIVGNFFSGLLIMAENSIRIGDIIEVKDKIGEVTDLGTRCITIKTSDDIEMIIPNSSLIQEVIINHSNHSYKLRHSLSFKIESGIKIAKIDKLILDVLNNYPAIQTDPLPRVLYKSICQKYYEIEVEFYFNPAVYSKHMYITDAINRALSEVLKKYNVS; encoded by the coding sequence ATGTGGGAATTTACGTATAATAAAATAGCAAATTTTTTTAGTGCCGATTGGTTTAATAATGATATGAGCATTATGTCTATAATAAAAGAAATTGCACGTATTATTAAAGAGATATGGAATTATAAAGTCTTTACAATTTCAGGAAATGAAGACGTTATGGTATATAATATTGTAATTAGTGTTGTTTTGCTTTTTATTGGTTTTAAGATATCTAAGCGCTTAAGCATTGTAATAAGGCGTAAGCTCTCTAAAAAATTAGATATTAGTACGGCATATTCATTAGCTAGGGTATCTTACTATATTATGATAATGCTTGTTCTAATATTTATATTAGATATTGCTAATGTGCCAGTAACAGTATTTGCTGTAATTGGAACAACGTTTGCTTTAGGTTTTGGGTTAGGAGCGCAGCATATAGTTGGTAATTTCTTTAGTGGGTTACTGATAATGGCGGAGAATTCCATTAGAATAGGTGATATTATAGAAGTAAAAGATAAAATAGGGGAGGTTACAGATCTTGGTACAAGATGTATTACAATCAAAACTAGCGATGATATAGAGATGATAATACCAAATAGTAGTCTTATTCAAGAAGTTATAATTAACCACAGTAATCATAGCTATAAATTAAGGCACTCGTTGTCCTTTAAAATAGAAAGTGGGATTAAAATTGCTAAAATAGATAAGTTAATTCTTGACGTTCTTAATAATTATCCTGCTATACAAACAGATCCTTTGCCAAGGGTGTTATATAAGTCTATATGTCAGAAATACTATGAAATAGAGGTGGAGTTTTATTTTAATCCAGCTGTATATAGCAAGCATATGTATATTACTGACGCTATTAATAGAGCTCTTTCAGAGGTGCTAAAGAAATATAATGTATCTTAG
- a CDS encoding branched-chain amino acid transport system II carrier protein produces MSFYKTAITAGVAMFAMFFGSGNLVFPLIIGSQTTDQYLIASLGLILTGILVPFLGLFSMVLYGGDKDRYFGLLGKYAPFTLSLLILSLIGPFGVVPRCILVAYGGFTLIFPNLPLALFSAIFLTMIVWTIWKKNQVVPIIGKILGPFKIGGIVLIIATAIYQSPELINSPPDEPAFNIGIKQGYQTMDLMASFFFSITIVEYLHSIAKYKAETTKLSIASCFIGAGLIASVYLGFVFLGAHYATSLANAQPEQYLATIANLTLGKYATLVVAITIFFSCLATAASLVRLFAEFLRVDIAQRKISWKKSILITTGISFTLSLTGFTTIIFILGTILTYIYPALIALTIAAIIQNYYKIKCAKQLFWITFISNACYSLI; encoded by the coding sequence ATGTCTTTTTATAAAACCGCTATAACTGCAGGCGTCGCTATGTTTGCTATGTTCTTTGGCTCAGGTAACCTAGTTTTTCCTTTGATCATAGGTTCACAAACAACTGACCAATACTTAATAGCTAGCCTTGGACTGATATTAACTGGTATTCTAGTTCCGTTCTTAGGGTTATTTAGTATGGTGTTATATGGTGGAGATAAAGACAGATATTTTGGATTATTAGGCAAATATGCTCCTTTTACCCTAAGTTTATTGATTTTATCTCTCATAGGCCCCTTTGGAGTAGTACCTAGATGTATTTTAGTTGCTTATGGAGGATTTACCCTTATTTTCCCAAATTTACCATTAGCATTATTTAGTGCAATATTTCTTACAATGATTGTATGGACTATTTGGAAAAAAAATCAAGTTGTACCAATTATTGGCAAAATATTAGGACCATTCAAAATAGGAGGAATTGTTTTAATAATAGCTACAGCTATATACCAATCTCCTGAATTAATTAATTCTCCACCAGATGAACCTGCTTTTAATATTGGTATCAAGCAAGGTTATCAAACTATGGATTTAATGGCTTCTTTCTTTTTCTCAATTACAATTGTGGAATACCTACATAGTATTGCAAAATATAAAGCAGAAACCACAAAGCTAAGTATAGCCTCTTGTTTTATTGGAGCAGGATTGATTGCGTCAGTATATTTGGGATTTGTATTTCTAGGCGCACATTATGCAACTTCTTTGGCAAACGCTCAGCCTGAACAATATTTAGCAACTATTGCCAACCTAACTCTAGGTAAGTATGCCACACTAGTTGTAGCTATAACTATATTTTTCTCTTGCCTAGCAACAGCAGCAAGTTTGGTTAGACTATTTGCTGAATTCTTGCGTGTTGACATAGCACAAAGAAAAATTTCTTGGAAAAAATCTATATTAATCACCACAGGTATCAGCTTTACCCTCTCTCTAACTGGGTTTACTACAATTATTTTTATCTTAGGAACAATATTAACTTATATTTATCCAGCATTGATTGCTCTAACAATTGCAGCAATTATACAGAATTACTATAAGATAAAATGCGCAAAACAATTATTCTGGATAACATTCATAAGTAATGCTTGTTATAGTCTGATATAA